Below is a genomic region from Prolixibacteraceae bacterium.
ATGTAGTATATACAGATAAAGATGGCAATACCTCTGCATCTCCGATAGCGAATACAAAGAACCTTAAAGGGGAAGATTATTCAAGGGGTTATTATACTGGGCCTAATGCACAAAATGTGTTCGATGCTTCTTATATCAAGCTACGTGAAGTAACTGTGGGGTATACTATTCCTGGAAGATATACTGGTCCAATAAAGAATGTGAATATATCATTGTATGGTCGTAACCTTGCTGTTTGGGGATTAAGCAATGAGTCATTTGACCCAGAATCTGCAGTAACTTCATCGGGAAATGTACAAGGTATAGAAGGTGGAGCACTTCCTTCAACAGCAACTTTTGGAGTGAACCTAAAACTTAAGTTCTAATCACAATAAGAATTTAGGTCAAATAAACTATTAATAGCATTATCATGAAAAGGATATTATATACTGCATTTGCAGCCCTATTTTTACTAACAAGTTGTTCTGATTTGTTGACTGAGACAAACGTGAATCCAAATGAACCAACATATGTTCCTACTTCATCATTGCTAACCAACGCACAATTTCGTTTGGTTGATGATATTAGAGATGAATGGTATTCAGGACGTATGGCATTAACTTGGATCCAATATTTTGCACAGACAAGTTATACACAAGAGAGTCGCTACCAATATAGAAAGAACTCTAACTCATCTGCATGGAAATTAATTTATGCTGACCTAGGTGATCTGCAGGCAATTATTGATTTAAATACAAATCCAAAAACCAAGGTGCAAGCTGCATCTAATGGACCAAATGTAAGTCAAATTGCAGTTGCTAGAGTGTTGAAGTCATGGACTTTTATGTTGCTAACTGAAACATATGGTCCTATTCCTTACCATTCTGTAGGTGTTGATAATCCTAATTTCCAAGCATTACAGTTAAAACAAGGTATTGTTTCACCTGCGTTTGCTGACTCAAAAGAGATATATCTTGATATCTTAAAAGAGTTGAGAGCTGCTGCAGATGATCTTGCAAAGAATGAGGGTGATAAAGCATTCATTTTAGGGGATCAAATGTTTAATGGTGACGCAACCAAATGGAAACGTTTTGCGAACTCTCTAATACTTCGTGGAGCAACACGTATTAGTGCGGTTTATCCTGCAGAATCAAAAGATGCGATGGATAAAGCGATTGCTTCTGGTGTTATGAAAAGCAATGCCGACAATGCAATGTTTAAAGGAGAGAAGACAACAGCGAATGCTTCACCATTCTATCAAGCATTTGCAGGAAAGAATAGAGAAGATTTTGCCGTTGCTAATTCATTCGTTGATCTACTTAAAGGGGAGAGTGGTCCTTTCGGTACTGTAGATCCTCGTCTATATTATTATGCTTCTCCAGTTGGAGCTTCAGCTTTGGCTGCAACGGGACTAAATATCTGTAAGGGAGACTATGTTCCTAAAGCTTCTGATAAGTTGGGTGAGGGCTCTTTTGCTCCCAAAAACTATATTGGAATGCCTTATGGTATTGAGAGCAAGTATGCTAATAAGATTAAGGATAAATCACTTCCTAACATGCCAATATTAGCAGAATTTAGTAATCCATTAATGGACTATGCTGAAGTTTGTTTCTTACTCTCTGAAAGAGATGGATGGAATAAGGATCAGTATGAAAAAGGGGTACGTGCTTCGATGGAGAGATGGGGAGTACAAATAGGTGCTATTGATGCGTATATGAAAACGCTTAAGCCTGCAACAGAAGAGAATGTATTAACACAAAAATATATTGCGTTATATATGCAACCACATAATGCATGGGCTGAGTACAGAAGAACAGGATTTCCTAAAACATTGTTGATGCCTGGGGATGTTACATTTGTAGATAAGGCAGGTATTCTGAATAAAAAGGATGATAAAACATTGGGTAAAGAGTATAAGTTTACCTCTCTTATAGATGAACTTACTACTACTTTACCATCAAGAATAGGATACTCTATTGATTCACCTTTGTTGAATAAAAAAGAATATCAAAAAGCTTTATTGCTTTTGGAAGGTAAAGACAATATGGCCACTAAACTTTGGTGGGCTAAGAAGTAAACTACTCTCATAGATTTACATAGTGTTGAGGGGATAGTGTTCGCAAGAACGTTATCTCCTCTTTTTATGTGACGAAAAAACCTATCAAAATATATACATAAATATATAATCTATTGATAATCAGGTATGCTTTGTTAGGCTAGATTCTGAGATGAGCTAAATAATGCTTATTTTAGGGTAAGAAACTAAGCATTAAATTATTATGAAGAGATACATTACATTTATTGTGCTACTTTCAGTCATCTCTCTCTTTGAAAGTTGCAATCCATTTAATAAGTTCCCTGAAGCTTATCGTGATGATTTACAACAAGCAGTAAGTCAAGCTGGCGATAATGCAATAGAAATTGAAACCGCTTTAGATAAAGTTCCATCAAAGCAAAAAGAAGCGATGGCATATTTGGTTTCCTATATGCCCCAAATGGACCTAGATCAGGTTAAAGCAGACTACCTTTTGAAGAATGTTGATCTTGCTTATCAGGCCAGAAGTAAATATAATTGGGCAAAAGAGATTCCTGATTCTATCTTCTTTAATGATGTGGTTCCTTATGCTTCGATCAATGAACATCGTGATGATTGGCGAAAAGATTTTATGGATCGTTTTTCCAACTTTATTACTCCAGAAATGTCGATGAAAGAGGCGATATATGCTGTCAATAAAAATGCAAAGAAAGAGCTTGGTGTAGCGTATAACACCAATCGTTGGAAACCTGATCAAAGCCCTTATGAATCGATGCAACAGAGTCGTGCTACATGTACTGGTTTGTCTGTATTACTTATTGATGCCTTCCGTGCTGTTGGAATACCTGCTCGTTTTGCAGGGACCTACAATTGGTTCGATGATAGAGGCAACCACAGCTGGGTTGAAGTATGGTTAGATGGCCAATGGTATTTTACGGAGTACTATTTCGAAGATCTAGACAAGGCTTGGTTTCTTTCGGATGCAGGAAAAGCCAATCCAAACGAATACAATCATGCTATCTTTGCAACCTCTTGGAAGCCACGAAAAGATCACTTCCCTGCCGTATGGAATGAGAATATCAAATGGATACATGCGGAGAATGTCACAGATAGATATCTTAAAGTATATCAGAAATCTATTGAAGGACAACCACTAAAAGAAGACGAGGTCATGTTGCGTGTTGTACTACTCAAAACAATGGCCTGCTCTGATCAGAGTGACGCTCGTGTTGCTCGTCAAATCGACCTCTACCACAAGGATAAAATCATTAGTTCTGGACAATCTCCAGATGCATACGATGACTTGAACAACTTCCTTAAGTTTAAGGTGAAAAAGAATCAAACGTATACATTTACCTTCCCTGGAACTAACGGAGAACCTCGTTCAACGGAATTTAAAGCTACTGCCGAAAAAGATCAGATGGTACGACTGTATCAATCTGAAGAGTAGTTTTTATTTCATACAAAAAAGGATCCTTATTTTTTGTAAATAAGGATCCTTCTCATGATTGGAGTTATGAACAATCTAGCCTTCTTGTTGAAAACGTATAGCCAAATACGCTAAGTTCGACATGGCTGTTTTTAATGCCTTCTCGTCAATATCGAATTTAGGGGTGTGCAACCCTCCTTTAATGTCTTCTCCTTCTCCTTTTACACCAAAGCGCATAAAACAAACTGGATATTCTAAAGAGTAATAGGCAAAATCTTCACAAGTCATCCTTAGATCCATCGACTCGACACACGCTTCTCCTAACAGCTCCTTGGCATATCCCATGGCCCGTACAGTGGCTTTATCGTCATTGTGAAGTACGGGGTAACCATGTTTAATTTCCAAATCTACAGATGCCCCCATGGCTGCAGCCGTTCCATGAGCAACCTCCGCCATACGTCGCTTCGCTTCGGCTCTCCAAGCTTCGTTCATTGTACGGAATGTACCTGCTACCACCACTTCATTGGGTATGATATTGGTCGCTCCGTCTGCAATCACCTTCCCAAAAGAGAGAACTGTAGGTATCGTAGCAGGAGCATTGCGACTAACAATCTGTTGCATGGATGTCAATATATGGGCTGTCGTAAGTACGGTATCGGTTAGTTTATGTGGAAGTGCACCGTGTCCTCCTTTGCCTTTCACCGTAAAGTGGATCTCATCTCCAGAAGCCATATACATTCCTGGTCTGAAACCAACATGTCCAACCTCCATCTCAGGTAATACATGCTGTCCTAAAATTATATCGGGCTTAAAAGCATCTAATGCACCAGATTCTAACATGAGCTTCGCTCCACCTGGGTGCTCTTCTTCTCCTGGTTGGAAGATAAGAACGATAGTACCAGCAAATTCATCCTCTAACTGTTTTAACATCTTTGCCGCCCCCAGTAGTGCAGCACTATGTGCATCATGACCACAGGCATGCATCACACCACTGTTTGTCGAACAGTATGGCGCATCGCTATCTTCCTTGATTGGAAGTGCATCCATATCTGCACGAAGAGCGATGGTAGGTCCTGTGCCCTTCTTCTTGCCTTCTATATGGCCTACGATTCCAGTCTTAACATATCCAGCGGTGAAAGGTATTTGAAGTTCTGTAAGCTTCTCCTGTATATACTTAGAGGTCTCAAACTCTTCAAACGAGAGCTCTGGGTTTTGGTGAAAGTGTCGTCTAAAGCCAACGACTTCGTCATAAAACGACTCCGCTAATTCATCTATTTGGTGAATAAGGTTTTGCATAGGGTTATCTATCTTTCTATTTTCCAAAAAACATTTTAATTCCAATCAATACAAGGTAGACAGCAAATATTTTTTTCAACATCTTATCTGGTATCGAAACGCTAAATTTCGCACCTATCCAAGCTCCGAGAACAAAAACGATCATAATGATGAAAGCATATTGCCAATTGATGTTACCATGTTTGTGATAGGTGATAGCAGCTAAGATTCCCGTTGGAGGTAGTAGTATCGCGATGCTTGTTCCTTGGGCCATGTGTTGTGACATTCCAAAAAACAGTGCAAGTGCTGGTATCAATACGATTCCCCCTCCAACACCTAATGCTCCACTTACAACTCCAGCTATCAAACCAATCAGTCCGAGTATTACAATATCATTTATTGCCATAATAAGATACAATTTTCTTAGTTAACACTAACCGTAAAACTAACAAAATACTTGGGGGAAAAGATCTTTAATAGTATTGGAAATATGCACTTTGTGCTAATTTATAATCAATAATACTAAGGCATGGTCGATTGTACTATCCATCTCTCATTTCATCTTGTAATCCTTCAGATTAAAGAATAATCAGAAGAAGAGATGACACCTCAATTTCATGATTCAATTGCAGTAAAGTAGTATTTACAACCTTCCGTTAGGGTGAGGTGCTATCTCAAGACATAATTGGAGTGCAATATCAAGACTTAATCCATAGAGAAAGGCTTGTCTTTATAAGCTCCAATTCTCTGTTGGAACATCTTTGCAATATTCTGAGCCCTGACTTTTGCGTGGTCTGCTACTGGACCAAAGAATAGTTCATCCAAAGTAATCAAAAAGAGCTGTACCCATCTCTCAAAATGCTCTTCGGAGATTGGGAGTGTAAGGTGTTTCATTAATGGATTACCGACATAATTGTTTTGATCTAGAAGCATTGATCCCCAGAAGCGATACATCTTCTCTAGATGTTCGGGCCAATTTCCTTGAATCTTCTCATTGAAGATTGGTGCCAAGATTTCGTCTTCGCCTACCTTAGCATAGAAGCTGTCTACCATTAACTTAATGTCAGCTTCGTTGGTGATATCATGTTTCATTATCTATACCTTTTATTACAAAGTTACAAAAAGAGACGTTAATATCTTTTATTTGAAGTGTTATAAAAACAAAACAAGCATAAGGATGGAGTCATCGTATATGCTTGTTTGTCATGATATTATTATTATGAACCAATTGTTCTATCTAGAACATTACACCAGTATAGTTGTGTGGTGTAATGGCTTTAAGCTCCTCTTTAATGTCCTCATTAACATCTAATGTGTCGATAAAGTCATGAATCACTTCTTGATTCATCTTCTTGTTGGTACGAGTTAACTCTTTAAGCTTCTCATAAGGATTAGGATAGGCCTCACGACGAAGTATCGTTTGAATGGCTTCTGCTACCACAGCCCAATTGTCATCAAGATCCTTCTCTAACTCATCGTTGTTCAGAAGAAGTTTATCAAGTCCTTTCAATGTCGACTTAATAGAGATAACTGTGTGAGCAAAAGGAACTCCAATATTTCTTAAAACAGTTGAATCTGTTAAATCACGTTGTAGACGTGAAACAGGAAGTTTTGCTGAAAGATGTTCAAACATTGCATTGGCTATTCCCACATTTCCTTCAGAATTCTCAAAATCGATAGGATTCACTTTATGTGGCATGGCTGACGATCCTACTTCTCCCGCTTTGATCTTCTGCTTGAAGTATCCCATCGAGATATAGGTCCACATATCACGATTCAAATCCAAAATGATCGTATTGATACGTTTCATGTTGTCAAATGTAGCACTATAGTTGTCATAGTGTGCAATTTGTGTTGTCAACTGAGATCTCTCTAGCTTTAGGTGATCGTTCACAAAATTGTTTGCAAACTCAACCCAATTAATCTCTGGGTAGGCAACAATATGTGCATTGAAATTACCTGTGGCGCCACCAAATTTTGCATAACATGGAATGGCTTTAAGAAGCTCTAACTGTACAAGCAAACGCTCTACAAAAACAAGTATCTCTTTCCCTAATCGGGTAGGAGAAGCTGGTTGACCATGTGTTTTAGCCAACATTGGAATCTGCTTCCACTCTTCTGCTAGTTGTGTTAATTTCTCAATTAACTCTTCTAACATCGGAAGATAAACCTCTTGAATAGCATCTTTTATAGAGCAAGGAACAGAGGTGTTGTTTATATCTTGTGATGTTAATCCAAAATGGATAAACTCTTTATCGTCCCCAATCTGAAGCGCATCGAATCTCTCTTTGATGAAATACTCTACCGCTTTTACATCGTGGTTCGTAACTGACTCTATCTCTTTGATACGAAGCGCATCCTTCTCTGTGAAGTTTTTATATATATCACGAATGGCATCATATTTCGATTTGTCGAATCCCTCCAATTGTGGTAATGGAAGTTCGCATAGTGCGATAAAATATTCGATTTCAACAAACACACGATATTTAATCAATGCATATTCTGAGAAGTACTCTCCAAGTGAAGCAACTTTGCCTCGATATCTTCCGTCTACAGGAGATATGGCTGTAAGATTATTCAGTTCCATGACCTTTATTTCAGATGTTTTGAATATTTACAAAAGTAGTAAATTGTTGCAAGATATTTGTTGTAAAAACGCCAACACCACATCCTTCCTGCTTAAACCAATGTTTTATAGTTTGGTTCAAATAACTTATGTGAAAGATTGATTATTTACTATGTTGTAAGTTAGGTTGTTGTGTTTGAACTGTTGTTAGTTTAATTATTTGTGAAATAATATATGTCTTACCTAAACGATATTCATAAAAATGTTTGCCAATAGACTATATGTTTACAATAAATTCAGTTATCTAAAATAGTGCCTTGCAATCTTGTCTAATGTTGAATATTATCACCGTTTTATCACATGATGAAGCGATAGTGTATTCGTTCATTATTTACTCGATTCTATAGTGGATTAGGAGGGAGATAACCATGAAACTACACTATCATAAAAACACGTATAAATTACGATTACGTTACGGTTTCCTTACCTTTTTGCCCTGTTTTGGTAAGGGAAGGGTAAGTTAAGGGTAACTTAAGGGTAAGTTTACCCCCTGTTTGCCCCTTGTTTGCTATAGTGTTGGGGCTGTTTTGAATGGTGTTGTTTATTTATTGATGAGGAAAAAGAAGTAGTGTGAAGTGTGGTCATTTTTTATTTTCAAGATTATGAGATTGTCTCAAAAGTTTGTAGATATCCTATTATATCCCCCCCTGTAGTTTGCGATATTAGAAGGGTTTGATGTTTGACATGTGTTTTTATTATGTTGATTTTTTTTTGCATGCCTTACATCTATTGAAATGTTGCCAAACCATAAAGAAGACGTGGTTTCTTCTAGAATGTTTTAAAATGAGCAGAACTTTGTGAAAAAAGATTTTAAACGATTCAAGCTATAACCTTAAGATTATGAATGTAGTCGAGGTTGTAGGGACTTGTGCGTAGTGGTAAAGATGAAAAAAGATTGGTTAAAATGTTTGCAACAAATAGAAATTGACCTATATTTGCACCGCAATTGTGAACAAATGGGAGATTAGCTCAGTTGGTTTAGAGCATCTGCCTTACAAGCAGAGGGTCGCTGGTTCGAATCCAGCATTTCCCACCATTGAACACATTGATATCCATTCGGGAGATTAGCTCAGTTGGTTTAGAGCATCTGCCTTACAAGCAGAGGGTCGCTGGTTCGAATCCAGCATTTCCCACGAAAAAACGTATTGATATCCATTCGGGAGATTAGCTCAGTTGGTTTAGAGCATCTGCCTTACAAGCAGAGGGTCGCTGGTTCGAATCCAGCATTTCCCACATTAAGAAAAAGCCACTTCATTTTATGAGGTGGCTTTTTTGTTTTATTCATATTCGATGTCTGGTATATGCTATAAATAATCTACTATTGTGTTTTATTATTCGATATTACTACAAATGTTAATTAATGCAATAATGTATTTAAATAGCAGAAATACAGCGGTTTGAATGTGTGTTTTGTGGTAGTTGTTGTTACTCAGTTGTTAACAATAATTATTTAAATGTTATATATAGTCTTCGAAAATATTTATATTCGCTATTGATAATTAACATGTTATTGACTTATGATGAGTTCTTCCTTTAAATTAAGTTTTCTTTTTCTATTTTCAGCCCTACTAGTAGGGTGTCAGGATGTCAAAAAAGAGAAGATAGAATTGAATGTTCTTCCCAAAGTCGCATCTGCAGATATGGGAGATGGATTTTATGTTGTCCCTAGTGAATTAAGGCTGGCAACCAATACTGCACTTCTGAGGCAAGTTGCTAAAACAGGAGGAGAATTACTTCATGAAGCAACAGGAGTAACTGTTAAAAGAAGTAAGGAGAACCCTAATATTAAGGTTCGGTTGATTAAAGATAGCCGTTTAAATAACGAAGGCTATCACCTCCAGGTGACTAGTTCGGGCATCGTGATAGAGGCAAATAAAAAGGAAGGTATTTTATACGGCTTCCAAACGTTGTCTCAATTGATGGAAAAAAGGGACAGCAGTCAGGTAACTATCCCTTGTGTTAATATTGCAGACACTCCAACATTTGAATATAGGTGTCTTGATCTAGATGTATGTCGCCATTTTTATTCCATAGAAGATCTTAAACGCATCATTAAAGTGATGTCGCATATAAAGATGAATAAGCTTGTATTGGAGTTGTCAGATAATGCAGGATGGCGTATCGAAATTAAATCTTATCCTGAGCTTACAAAGGTTGCAGCATGGAGACCATCTGTTGGTTATCCGTCGAATCAAAAATATGGTATAAATAAAGATGATGGGAAGAAGTATGGTGGTTATTATAAACAATCTGAGTTAAGAGATTTAGTTCGTTTTGCAAAGAAATTGAATATTGAGATCATTCCTCAGGTAGAGGTATCTAACCATATGAAGGCTGCAGCTAGTGCTTATCCATATTTGTCTTGTGTTAATTATGATGGTCTTAAAGATAAGGATGTAAAAAAGAGTTATCCAGCCTGTATGGGTAATCCTGAAGTGTTAAAGTTTTGGGACACTGTAATTACTGAACTTGGACATGTGTTTGATTCTCCTTTTGTTCATGTTGGTGGTGGTTATATGTCGGCACCTTATGAACAGTTGTGTGAAGGGTGTCATGATCATATGAAGGAGCACGGTTTTAAATCAACAGATGAACTTCAGGATCATTTTATGTCGGATATTGAGGAGGTCATATATAAACATGGGAAGAAATTAGTTGGCTGGAATAAGATTTATAGGTACTCTTCCAACCCTAATTCAATGGCAATGGTGTGGCAGAGTACAGGTGCTGGAAAGCAGAATATTCTACATAAACATCCAATAATAATATGTCCTCAAAGAAAATATTCATTAAAGATATCGCAGACTCTGGATGGCTACTCCAAAGCAAAAAGAGGATTGTTAACTCTGAGAGAGGTGTATGAATTTGCTCCTAATTTTGATGAGAAAAAGAATAAGGTCGCTGCAAAATATATAAAAGGAGTAGCGGCTCTGTTGTGGACAAATACGTCTCCTGATATTGATATTGTTAGTTATCGTCTATTTCCTCGACTGTTTGCTATTGCAGAGAGTGGATGGAGTGGTTATGGTGATAAAGATTGGAATGATTTTAACTCTAGGCAGAAGCTTTTGATACCCTACTTGAAAAGAAATAATTTACGATATGGACATCTTGCTCATAAAGTTGAGTTTCGTACGAAACAACAGCCGAATGGGAAGTTTGCGCTTACTTTATCTAACGATGCAGATACACAGATACGCTATACTCAAGATGGAAAAGAGCCAACGGTTGAATCGACACTCTACTCTAAACCAATACCGATAAGAGGAAAGATGTTAATAAAAGCTTGCTCTTTTTATAAAGATGGTACAAGAGCCAAGGTGTATGGAAAAC
It encodes:
- a CDS encoding SusD/RagB family nutrient-binding outer membrane lipoprotein; translated protein: MKRILYTAFAALFLLTSCSDLLTETNVNPNEPTYVPTSSLLTNAQFRLVDDIRDEWYSGRMALTWIQYFAQTSYTQESRYQYRKNSNSSAWKLIYADLGDLQAIIDLNTNPKTKVQAASNGPNVSQIAVARVLKSWTFMLLTETYGPIPYHSVGVDNPNFQALQLKQGIVSPAFADSKEIYLDILKELRAAADDLAKNEGDKAFILGDQMFNGDATKWKRFANSLILRGATRISAVYPAESKDAMDKAIASGVMKSNADNAMFKGEKTTANASPFYQAFAGKNREDFAVANSFVDLLKGESGPFGTVDPRLYYYASPVGASALAATGLNICKGDYVPKASDKLGEGSFAPKNYIGMPYGIESKYANKIKDKSLPNMPILAEFSNPLMDYAEVCFLLSERDGWNKDQYEKGVRASMERWGVQIGAIDAYMKTLKPATEENVLTQKYIALYMQPHNAWAEYRRTGFPKTLLMPGDVTFVDKAGILNKKDDKTLGKEYKFTSLIDELTTTLPSRIGYSIDSPLLNKKEYQKALLLLEGKDNMATKLWWAKK
- a CDS encoding transglutaminase-like domain-containing protein → MKRYITFIVLLSVISLFESCNPFNKFPEAYRDDLQQAVSQAGDNAIEIETALDKVPSKQKEAMAYLVSYMPQMDLDQVKADYLLKNVDLAYQARSKYNWAKEIPDSIFFNDVVPYASINEHRDDWRKDFMDRFSNFITPEMSMKEAIYAVNKNAKKELGVAYNTNRWKPDQSPYESMQQSRATCTGLSVLLIDAFRAVGIPARFAGTYNWFDDRGNHSWVEVWLDGQWYFTEYYFEDLDKAWFLSDAGKANPNEYNHAIFATSWKPRKDHFPAVWNENIKWIHAENVTDRYLKVYQKSIEGQPLKEDEVMLRVVLLKTMACSDQSDARVARQIDLYHKDKIISSGQSPDAYDDLNNFLKFKVKKNQTYTFTFPGTNGEPRSTEFKATAEKDQMVRLYQSEE
- a CDS encoding amidohydrolase; this encodes MQNLIHQIDELAESFYDEVVGFRRHFHQNPELSFEEFETSKYIQEKLTELQIPFTAGYVKTGIVGHIEGKKKGTGPTIALRADMDALPIKEDSDAPYCSTNSGVMHACGHDAHSAALLGAAKMLKQLEDEFAGTIVLIFQPGEEEHPGGAKLMLESGALDAFKPDIILGQHVLPEMEVGHVGFRPGMYMASGDEIHFTVKGKGGHGALPHKLTDTVLTTAHILTSMQQIVSRNAPATIPTVLSFGKVIADGATNIIPNEVVVAGTFRTMNEAWRAEAKRRMAEVAHGTAAAMGASVDLEIKHGYPVLHNDDKATVRAMGYAKELLGEACVESMDLRMTCEDFAYYSLEYPVCFMRFGVKGEGEDIKGGLHTPKFDIDEKALKTAMSNLAYLAIRFQQEG
- a CDS encoding sulfite exporter TauE/SafE family protein, with product MAINDIVILGLIGLIAGVVSGALGVGGGIVLIPALALFFGMSQHMAQGTSIAILLPPTGILAAITYHKHGNINWQYAFIIMIVFVLGAWIGAKFSVSIPDKMLKKIFAVYLVLIGIKMFFGK
- a CDS encoding group III truncated hemoglobin; its protein translation is MKHDITNEADIKLMVDSFYAKVGEDEILAPIFNEKIQGNWPEHLEKMYRFWGSMLLDQNNYVGNPLMKHLTLPISEEHFERWVQLFLITLDELFFGPVADHAKVRAQNIAKMFQQRIGAYKDKPFSMD
- the purB gene encoding adenylosuccinate lyase — its product is MELNNLTAISPVDGRYRGKVASLGEYFSEYALIKYRVFVEIEYFIALCELPLPQLEGFDKSKYDAIRDIYKNFTEKDALRIKEIESVTNHDVKAVEYFIKERFDALQIGDDKEFIHFGLTSQDINNTSVPCSIKDAIQEVYLPMLEELIEKLTQLAEEWKQIPMLAKTHGQPASPTRLGKEILVFVERLLVQLELLKAIPCYAKFGGATGNFNAHIVAYPEINWVEFANNFVNDHLKLERSQLTTQIAHYDNYSATFDNMKRINTIILDLNRDMWTYISMGYFKQKIKAGEVGSSAMPHKVNPIDFENSEGNVGIANAMFEHLSAKLPVSRLQRDLTDSTVLRNIGVPFAHTVISIKSTLKGLDKLLLNNDELEKDLDDNWAVVAEAIQTILRREAYPNPYEKLKELTRTNKKMNQEVIHDFIDTLDVNEDIKEELKAITPHNYTGVMF
- a CDS encoding family 20 glycosylhydrolase, with the translated sequence MMSSSFKLSFLFLFSALLVGCQDVKKEKIELNVLPKVASADMGDGFYVVPSELRLATNTALLRQVAKTGGELLHEATGVTVKRSKENPNIKVRLIKDSRLNNEGYHLQVTSSGIVIEANKKEGILYGFQTLSQLMEKRDSSQVTIPCVNIADTPTFEYRCLDLDVCRHFYSIEDLKRIIKVMSHIKMNKLVLELSDNAGWRIEIKSYPELTKVAAWRPSVGYPSNQKYGINKDDGKKYGGYYKQSELRDLVRFAKKLNIEIIPQVEVSNHMKAAASAYPYLSCVNYDGLKDKDVKKSYPACMGNPEVLKFWDTVITELGHVFDSPFVHVGGGYMSAPYEQLCEGCHDHMKEHGFKSTDELQDHFMSDIEEVIYKHGKKLVGWNKIYRYSSNPNSMAMVWQSTGAGKQNILHKHPIIICPQRKYSLKISQTLDGYSKAKRGLLTLREVYEFAPNFDEKKNKVAAKYIKGVAALLWTNTSPDIDIVSYRLFPRLFAIAESGWSGYGDKDWNDFNSRQKLLIPYLKRNNLRYGHLAHKVEFRTKQQPNGKFALTLSNDADTQIRYTQDGKEPTVESTLYSKPIPIRGKMLIKACSFYKDGTRAKVYGKRLQEHKGLMAKTSFRYMYSSDQGIFRPDVLVDGIRNDFQTMEMENMDVTLDLGKRVEVFRINTDWLVRPNKSVFEPKSVKYLVSEDGISFKNIFHEIYPANGHKEFVQSVDCFPGGMKIRYIRIIGENRRNNPSWHKFSDRYAWLYLDEIVIE